One segment of Bombus pascuorum chromosome 6, iyBomPasc1.1, whole genome shotgun sequence DNA contains the following:
- the LOC132908419 gene encoding WD repeat-containing protein 89, which produces MAKIVESLKRLSVEHGARKHDDNRTIKRKSELISSIEEAVSLDHNYILAICGTQSDPEFRIGTALSNHTCMIYSVGESLNKTATLTHNQTPIVGIRFSPTSRNILYTATNNGEITACDLRAKGKVVARFKDITEDGKTKPLCSFDVSCDEKLIAGGTEHIGGDTFILFWDARYTSSKLGDKNNLLGGYWESHVEDVTSLAFHSSKQDILASGSTDGLINVFDLTQPSEDSALTYSLNTESSVDRIGWLNDDNLWCTTHNSLQLWDHDGATPYAKFDRSNLVVSQNVDPDDCYIVKFHASNALGQPFLLAGVSNVKGVNLRCLNVINDQLETCYNMIGNKQIVRDSWLHEKSGSLITVGEGGLINIWRTTETIPVQQNSSHKLVAKIGTGKVRDRQHRTKPY; this is translated from the exons ATGGCTAAAATTGTTGAATCATTAAAAAGATTAAGTGTTGAACACGGTGCACGTAAGCATGATGACAATCGAACCatcaaaagaaaaagcgaATTAATATCGTCGATTGAAGAAGCAGTATCTCTTgatcataattatattcttgCTATCTGTGGAACTCAAAG TGATCCAGAATTTAGAATTGGTACAGCCTTATCCAACCATACATGTATGATATATTCTGTTGGGGAAAGCTTAAACAAAACTGCCACATTAACTCATAATCAAACACCTATTGTCGGTATTAGGTTTAGCCCTActtctagaaatattttatatacagcTACAAACAATGGAGAAATTACAGCATGCGACTTGAGAGCTAAAGGCAAAGTTGTTGCAAGGTTTAAAG aTATTACAGAAGATGGCAAAACTAAACCTCTCTGTAGTTTTGATGTTAGTTGCGATGAAAAGCTTATAGCAGGTGGTACTGAACATATTGGAGgagatacatttattttattttgggaTGCACGATATACTAGTTCAAAATTGGGTGACAAAAATAATCTCCTTGGTGGATACTGGGAATCTCACGTGGAAGATGTAACCTCTTTGGCATTTCATTCTAGTAAGCAGGACATCTTAGCATCTGGTAGTACAGATGGATTGATTAATGTCTTTGACCTTACACAGCCATCGGAAGATTCCGCATTAACTTATTCCTTAAACACTGAATCATCAGTG gATAGGATAGGTTGGTTAAATGACGACAACCTTTGGTGCACAACACATAATTCACTGCAACTTTGGGACCATGATGGAGCAACACCATATGCTAAATTTGACCGCAGTAATTTAGTAGTTTCTCAG AATGTTGATCCAGATGATTGTTACATAGTCAAATTTCATGCTTCAAATGCACTTGGACAACCGTTTCTTCTTGCAGGTGTCAGTAATGTTAAAGG gGTAAACTTGAGatgtttaaatgttataaatgacCAATTAGAAACATGTTACAATATGATAGGGAATAAGCAAATAGTACGTGATAGCTGGCTACATGAAAag AGCGGTTCTTTGATAACGGTAGGTGAAGGTGGACTTATAAACATTTGGAGGACTACTGAAACTATACCCGTTCAACAAAATTCTAGCCATAAATTGGTGGCGAAAATTGGTACTGGTAAAGTACGTGATCGCCAGCATAGAACCAAACCATATTAA